In Papaver somniferum cultivar HN1 chromosome 1, ASM357369v1, whole genome shotgun sequence, a genomic segment contains:
- the LOC113303321 gene encoding CCR4-NOT transcription complex subunit 9-like produces the protein MASAEQLVLDLCNPDLRENALLDLSKKREIFQDLAPLLWNSFGTIAALLQEIVSIYPVLSPPSLTPGASNRVCNALALLQCVASHPDTRTLFLNAHIPLYLYPFLNTTSKTRPFEYLRLTSLGVIGALVKVDDTEVISFLLSTEIIPLCLRTMEMGSELSKTVATFIVQKILLDDVGLRYICATAERFFAVGRVLGTMVASLAEQPSTRLLKHIIRCYLRLSDNPRACEALRNCLPDMLRDATFSQCLRDDVTTKRWLQQLIHNVASAGNNRVAALQAGGGLDHLLANQSRVL, from the exons ATGGCTTCTGCTGAGCAATTGGTACTCGATCTTTGCAATCCCGATCTTAGAGAAAATGCGTTGCTTGATCTATCTAAG AAAAGAGAGATATTTCAAGATCTTGCTCCTTTATTGTGGAATTCTTTTGGGACTATTGCGGCTCTCTTGCAG GAGATAGTTTCCATATACCCTGTACTTTCACCTCCAAGCCTTACTCCTGGAGCATCAAACCGAGTTTGTAATGCGCTTGCTCTTCTTCAG TGTGTAGCTTCTCACCCGGACACGAGAACGTTGTTTCTCAATG CTCATATACCTTTGTATTTATATCCTTTCCTGAATACCACAAGCAAGACACGGCCATTTGAATATTTAAGGCTTACCAGCTTAGGTGTTATTGGTGCACTTGTAAAG GTTGACGATACAGAAGTAATAAGTTTCCTTCTCTCAACAGAAATAATCCCCTTATGTCTGCGCACCATGGAAATGGGAAGTGAACTTTCAAAAACA GTAGCAACGTTTATTGTTCAAAAGATTCTGCTGGATGATGTGGGGCTGAGATACATCTGTGCTACAGCAGAGCGTTTTTTTGCTGTTGGTCGTGTTCTAGGAACTATGGTCGCATCACTTGCTGAACAACCTTCTACACGGTTGCTGAAACATATCATTCGTTGCTACCTTAGGCTTTCAGATAACCCAAG GGCTTGTGAGGCACTGAGAAATTGCCTCCCTGACATGTTGAGAGATGCAACCTTCAGTCAATGCCTGCGT GACGATGTAACAACAAAGCGATGGCTGCAACAGTTGATACACAATGTTGCATCCGCAGGAAACAACCGGGTGGCAGCTCTTCAAGCTGGAGGAGGGCTTGATCATTTACTAGCTAACCAGTCGAgggttctttaa